A genome region from Homo sapiens chromosome 8 genomic patch of type FIX, GRCh38.p14 PATCHES HG76_PATCH includes the following:
- the LOC124905447 gene encoding uncharacterized protein LOC124905447: protein MGRIRAPPPSLGVAPGCCLGGLLMVTSSSPRPRYRIQSLGHLDTELRRNSPRVLSSLGFPTTSKSWKTHGAGRAPQPWPALPAAPKPLASPEAGMAGPGGRRTTSLPKRRGCGCSWRGEAQNPRTARTGRTRRGQAGRRPAPRQVAKAEEWSFFFLWPLECDTELKGQEGDELEAGTGVPARDAGDSRDSVDVWSPVPGLGNVRGICSKGLTDLSGTGGEWSSLISGLTVSGKDRKLALVSLAEVVGTQGAMCARTDGSGARKAGLGWRPGHGRHPR from the exons ATGGGCAGGATCAGAGCCCCCCCGCCCAGTCTGGGGGTTGCTCCTGGATGCTGTCTGGGAGGCTTGCTCATGGTGACATCCTCATCTCCCCGTCCACGTTACCGCATTCAGAGCTTGGGTCACCTGGACACTGAACTCAG GCGGAATTCTCCACGAGTTTTGAGCAGCCTCGGGTTTCCCACCACCTCCAAATCATGGAAGACACACG gTGCAGGCAGAGCCCCCCAGCCGTGGCCAGCCCTTCCGGCAGCTCCGAAGCCACTGGCAAGCCCCGAGGCAGGGATGGCcggcccaggagggaggaggacGACGTCCCTCCCGAAGAGAAGAGGCTGCGGCTGTAGCTGGAGGGGGGAAGCGCAGAACCCGAGGACTGCGAGGACGGGGAGGACGCGCCGCGGCCAGGCAGGGAGGAGACCGGCACCCAGACAGGTGGCGAAGGCAGAGGA gtggtcatttttcttcttgtggCCTCTGGAATGTGACACAGAACTCAAGGGACAGGAAGGAGATGAGTTGGAGGCTGGGACAGGGGTCCCTGCCAGGGATGCTGGTGACTCACGTGACAGTGTTGATGTGTGGAGTCCGGTGCCTGGTTTGGGGAATGTTCGTGGGATATGTTCCAAAGGACTGACAGACCTATCAGGTACTGGAGGTGAATGGTCAAGTCTGATCTCAGGGCTGACAGTGTCAGGCAAGGACAGGAAGTTGGCATTGGTCTCATTGGCTGAGGTTGTTGGGACCCAGGGGGCAATGTGTGCCAGGACAGATGGGTCTGGGGCTAGGAAGGCAGGTTTGGGCTGGCGACCCGGGCATGGGAGGCATCCCAGGTAG